The following nucleotide sequence is from Amia ocellicauda isolate fAmiCal2 chromosome 2, fAmiCal2.hap1, whole genome shotgun sequence.
TGAgttttgaattaaaaacaacattgtagCTTTCATTTTAGGTTAGATATCCTCtaatattctctctctccctccccacaACTTTCCTCAGTATTGTAATTCACTGGAATACCAATGTGCACTACTTCATCAGATGAAATCCGTCACTATAACTTTCTGCTGAGGAGGGATCTCGTCTCATAATGGTGGTCTTGTAGTCTATCATATTTACCTTGATCTGCCCTTGACCTTAAATATAAACTTTCAAAAGACTGTCATTAACTCGGATTCATCAGCTAGTTTGTAGGGTCTGTAGGCGGGGTCAGGTCTGTGTCATAGTCAGTTGGCCGCCTTTGTCTTAAAAAGAGGAAAAtgtgtcacttttttttttttttttaagaatgtgtTTAAAAAGAACTACaactgtaactttttttttcctctggcgTAATAATAGGGGTGAAACTCTAAACGCGTAAAAGGGCTTTGATGaacactgaaaaaagtaaataacTTCGACTGCAATACTATTAACATTCAGGTCATCCGGATTCTACGTCATTATATTCACTGCTTTAGGATTGATCTAGtagagaaaatacatttatttatatatatatatatatatatatatatatatatatatatatatataaataaatggttttcgGGTGGGGGGGAGGAGTTGCATTGTCAAGTGCAATTTTTCTGATCTTTTGAATTATATAAAGTCCACACTTAAGGGGTATTTCAcctataaatattatatagatAACTTTTGCTTACTTGTCAGTATCCCTTCAGTGATGAATTCAGATTCGATTGCTTTGAGGATTTGTGTGCCAGAGGTCGATTTTTAAACGGATTGTAAATGTGAACCTGTCTCTCATTTCAAAGGCTGTAGAAATGTGCTGCTCTGGACAGTGCTGAAAGTGGTCCCTAGCACAGCACTTTCAGCACTGTCCAGAGGGAAATTTGAACAATCTGTTCATTCAAATTTCCCTTCACTTCAATACTACTCCTACTAACCATAGGAATAGAGAATGTATATCGTCCTAAAGGGCTGTGGAAGCAGAACACTCACCCCGACACTCAAAGTCACAAGATCACGGTCTAAGATCCTTCTTCCAGCCTCTGAAGTGACAGGCGCGCGTTGACCCCATGTCTCAGTTCAGAGTGCCCTCCGGAAGGCAATCGACTCCGAAACCGATCATAAGAGAGCGTCTGGAGAAAGTGGAGGTATGTGATGCAATTCTGACGGGTTTCCGTGGACCCTGTAAGCCCTCGGGTGTAACGGCTCACAAGCACCCCTGGCTGGGACACCTACAAAACTGGTTTGACTTTGGACTTTGCCAACACGGAATCctcgtgatatatatatacatacatacaaacagcGCATTATTTATAAACCTGGCATTGTGATCCCACCCCAGTGTACATATACTTATTTTGCATTCCTGAGGAGTGGGTAATATTTTCTGACTGCAGGTATCTGGAACTACCTGGGTTTTATGAATTTATCTTTCTGAATGTATGGTAGAggggagtatatatatatatatatatgtatgtatgtatgtgtatgtgtgtgtgtgtgtacatatacatacatatatatgtatgtataaaaaatCTTTAAATCAGACCTTATTTTTGTACAGTCAATAGTTTGTATCTGACCTGGCCCTGCTCCCTTTTCACATTGGAAAACTGTACAGTGTGTATATCTGCATATCTGCCTTTATCCTGAACTCTTGGTACAATATTTTTTCATCTGTGGGGACCTATTTTTTGTTGAGTAGTTTgagatataaatataaatatatatatatatatatatataaactgtacaATCTGTAAAGTTTTTATAGATTAATAAGTAAAATATTCAGCTGTGAAAGaactggttaaaaaaaataaaattatttcatacattatatacaaaatgtgagcttgtatgtgtgtgtaggtaTGCAAGGCATTTCAGTTAAAAAGTGTTATGCTCCTGTAGTGTTCACATCATTATGTTCAGATCATTAATGAATGCAACTAATCAGTGATTGTTCAGTTTGTCCTAAAACACCTTTTTCATTTCCCTCTGAAACAATAGATGGGTCTCatgaattttaatatttaaacacaatCCAACCAAACTGGTGTAATGtttcaataacaaaataattcatattttcaCGTCTCTTTGATGGTTGCTGTATTAAGGCGTGAGCACGTCCATTTTTGCTCCCAAGAGACGGGCAGTCTTGTGGCTCAGGCAGGGGTGGGTAGTTCAAGCCTTCAAGGACTGGCATTGCCCAGCCCAAAAGTAAAAAGGTGCTTCACCACTTCCCAGCACTTGCATTTCCTGCTCTTTTTAATCAATCATTTGCCCAGACTTTTCCAAGGATGTTTTGCAGGAACAAACACCAACTATTTAACAATGAATCTAATATCTGGTTGCAAAAATAATGATCAAAGGTCCACCTCAGGACAGTGATTAAGTTATATTGGCCAAATGGAAAATGAAGCAAGGGAGGCTGCACTAAAAGGGGACTGAATTACTGCAAGCTTTTCCCAATTCTCCAGCACTCCCTGCTGCATGAGTCACACGCACCCCAATTTCAAACGGCTCAGTCGGTTGTGAATGGCAGTGATGTCAAGGCTGCACATGTTTTTTGGTCAGTAGAATCAGGGATATAATACCACACATTTACCCAGGTCTATCAACCCCACCACCTCCCCACCAGACCCCTGTGGGAATGTGCTGGTTACAACGGGAGTGTAGGGTGAAACATCTGGTTTCCAGCACAGACTTCTGAAATGACCGCAGCGAGTGGCATGCACTCCGCTGCCCCTGTCTGTGAGCGAGCACGTCCCTGCGTGAAGCCCCGCAGTGAGGGAGCGGAGCACTGCATCATCAGACTGAGTAACaaacatgcatttatatttCCACACCGGTCCAATACAACAACTGCACAGATATGTTAATACAAATGTGTACCACAAAAAATACTCATCCTGTGTCTGGTGCAGCTGTGCATTTTAATCTCCCCGAGTTGGAGAGTGGCGCCGCCCAACTGGTGTAGGACAGAAAATGGCAACAAGTTGGAAATTGATCCCTCATCCATCAGGGCACAATCCTTAAActtcccaccccaccccaccccactccaccccactccactccactccaccccaccccactccactccaccccaccccactccactccaccccaccccaccccactccactccactccaccccaccccaccccactccACTCCACCCCACTCCACTGTCTGCTGAATAGTGTTCTAGCCCAGCTCCCTCTTCCTCCAGGGCTGAGAGTCCCTTCATTCCACTTCACATTTAAGAGGCTTCCAATCATTCTCTGGGTTGTTGTGCCTTGAATACAAACCCACTTTTGAGCAGCCAACTGTGAGAGACCTTCAAACCCTGGCTTTTGTTCACGATTAATATTGGCAGTGCAGTCAGCCAGATGAAAGGGTGCCCCTCCGCCGCAGAGTGTGAGAGCCCCGGCTGGAGGTGTTGCTCTAGGGTGGGCAGCCGTCATGAGCCCCGGCGACCATGTGAAGCCAGTAGTCCTGGTTTTTGAAGATGACAAAGCTGTAGAGGTTTTCCCCACCCTTGTGGAAGccgtgctccgccgtgccccacGACACCGGGCTGTCTGCAAAGCCGTGCACCGTCAGGGACGACCAGGATGCAAACTTGGGTTCGTCGAAGTAGCACCTTAAAATGGGAAAAGGGAAAAGACATTTTAAcgtcaataataaaaacatgcaaCAAAACAAGTCTGCACTCAAGACCGAATCAATCCACTcacactctccctctttccccacAACATTCCTCATATTTGCAATGCAGAgctaataaaatgtgttaatgtgGTGGGACAACTTGTCAACTGCCTTCCTTAGCTCACATTCACACTGGAGAGAAAAAAGGCCTGCTAGAACCAGACCAATAGAAGGAGTGGGTGTCGCCTCGGTCACTGCCGTGGAAGAGGCAGATATGGGAGTCGCAGAAGTGAAAGGAATTCTTCCCAGCTTTGACCAGGACTTCTGGGAAAACTGTCTTCCTGCAGCAGCTTAGTTGCCTTTGTTCTCTAGTGTATTCCATAtacaccatcaccaccaccaaATAAAGCACAAACCTCAACTCAGTCTTCCCCTGCAAGCAATGTTCAGAACAGTGGCTCGGTATCTCCCCTCGGCTCTCACCGACGCAGCTCAACTGCTGGAATCCACGTTTGCACCCCCCCCACTGCAAACTGCTCCTGCGAAAACTCTCCTTATTGGAAAGCTCCCGTAAATGGGGTCGAAAATACGGCCCCTGCCCCCAGAGACTTCCTCACAACTGCATAGATTCTTATTACACAAGAATTCTGTGCGATTGGACCATCAAACACTGCAATGCTGAAGATTACATAAGCCTGTTACATATGAACCCCACTGCCTTCTGTCAGCAAACATGCAGATCATTGAAACACAGCAATTCATTTCAGACCTTCACCACAATGGATCACCAAACCAGCACCAGATCCATGTGGCTCTCACTCTCACCGTAGCTCTGCCAGGAGCTTGTGAATGTCCTCTGGAAGCAGGAAGCCGGTCACGCTGCTCAGACAGGCCTGTCCCAGGGCGGTTCTCGGCTCCGGGCAGCAGTAAGTGGATAGGAAACTGGATGCTTTGTTGTTGCTGCAAAACAGTTATGCATTCAGTTTCTGTTCATAGGGGTTATGGGAAAGCAGAGCAATGAAGAAGGAATATGGTATGAAGAATGTACTGCATGCTTTTTAATGTTTGGaatcaatccatccatccagaTCCAGTTTGTCCTCTGTGTAAGGCCATCTGTGTGCGTTCACACGGGCTGCCATCTTTGTCCTGAGCAGCTGCTGGTTCATGGCTTCAAACGCCTCACATTTTTACAACTCTTACAATTATTACTTTCCTTGTTTTCAACCAACTTAAAAACTTTGACATGTTTGCAAATCACACCTGACTAACTGGTACCCAgtcacctttttttttattataatcattattacaATAAATACTAGACACTGAATTAGTCTAGTAAGCTTTGACTAGAGTACAAGTTGATCAAAGTTATGATTGGGTCCAGACCTTAACTGATCTGAATGCAGCTGTCCCAGGTTTTTGGGAAGTAGAGGATTGGGGGTCTGCAGGGCCACAGCACCTCAACATTGCTCTGGCCTGAAGTATTTATAACTcacttatttttgtaaaaaagcAAAAGCACTGTAAGGACTGACTGAGAAGGACTGTGCAAGACAGTGTGCCCAGGTGCttcaaaaacaggaaaaacactGGTTTCAACAACAGTGCACACCAGAGCGAAACGTAGCCTGAGCCAGCTGCCCATCTGTACCAGAGCTTCTGACCTCACAGCCCCCGCTCACCAGTCAATGACGCCAGCTGTGACAGCCCCCAACCACTCCAAGAACTCCTGGGAATCGCAGGACTCCTCCGCCTCCCCTCTCAGGTGCCTGGAGTTAATGACAGGACAGAGCGTGTCCGTCAGCCTGCGTGTGGAGACAGTGGGCGCGTACTCCTTGCACTGGTACTGAGTGAAGCAAGAGGACAGCGGCTCACTTTTGTTACctaggaaaggaaaaaaaatactgagagtcaaactcaattcaattcatttatGATCCTGTTTAGCACAGATTGTTCTAGAACCTCTATCGTAGAAAGTGATGAAGCAACACAAAGCAGCGCATTAAAACTCCTCTCATCCAGTGGACATCACTGACAGGGAACATAGTCAGAGAGCTGGAAGATGCAGGAACCAAGCTTTGCACCGTGTGGCTGTAACTGAGAAAAGAGTGTAGGATGCAGACTGAGCGCATGAAGTGACCGGAAACACAGCCAGCTGAGAGACCCAAGTCTTTACCCGCGTTGTCATGCTTCGCCATCAGAAAGTCACTTCTGAGCTGGACCTTCTCCTTCAGGGCCCAGAGCACACGCTTGTACTTCTTTGAACCCGGAGCCAAAGACTTATCGGTGAGATCGATGCAGATCACTGGAGGGGGACGAGAAGAGTGGAAAAAAtgagttaattaataaataaaatcaggaGACATAAATCAAATGAGTAACTCAGTATCTGGTAATAGTTAAATAAAGTAACTGACAGAAGAAATGTTGGGCTTTACGAGGCATTACTCACCTTAACTTAGATGTATTTACATCAATAAACTATGTCCAAATGTTTCAGATTTATTGTATATTgacattcattttcatattaaaaaaaaacaacaatataacaATTCAATATGTATTGCAACTTATTTTTCAGCACAACTACATCAGAATGCAAGAAAATCTAAAAGGATTGGTAGATAAATAGATGAGTatggaggtagcacagttaaaCAGGCAGGTGGGTCGATGTTTTTGACCGAACTGGATTGTGCACTTCTCTGCCATGTACAGGGAGAGGGGGACAGACATTTCAGTTGCCAGGTGATGCTGTGAGCCCCAGAACATGATAAAgcacacaaacactacacacactttgtatttttaaggacccccccaccccaaaagcaacctttacattaaaataaataaataaataaaatgaaccaCCTTTTCCAAGATGGACTCTCTCCCCACCACTTAAAAACAATACGTTCAATCCACTCACCATATCTCATCTTGTGGTTATATTGTGACTTCTGCCCCTCCAGACCAAGCGCTTCATAAGTGTCTTTATCTACAGACAAGACGAGGGTCCCTGTAATTGaaacacacatttctgttaCTGATATAACcatcaagacacttttggataAAAGTTTGCGATTTGTAAGTTAAATTTttaatttggtctaggcctgtttcacacacatacattttcaaCAGATTTCTGCAGACAGGCACCATTTGAAAACTACTTGCAGTtacaattttgttttcagtgtcaCTGTAGCACATCTAGCAACAGAGAATCCGCTCAGTAAAGCACTTCTCACGGGTGGCtcaaattaatattaaacacTGATAAATCTCCAGACAAAGTGTTGGCAGTTGCCAGGACCTTCAACAGCCtgttctgacagctgtgcaGTAACACTAATTGAAGCACCAAGCACCTTGACAGATATGGAACCGGAGCGCTGGAGCTAATAAGCCTTCAGTCTTCAATACCTGTAGCAAAACACAGGTCTGAACAGTGCAGATTACTGTGGGCAAATGGTCAATGACCTCCACAAGTTGGGGGATGTCTATCAAAGATCCACAAAAAGCTGAAATCGACCACTTTCCACTGTAGTGTCCATTATTAGGAGATTGAAGGCTACTGGTACAGTGGTAACCCTGGCAGGAGGGGGGGACACATGTATTTTGACACCCAGGCAGTGAGACAAGTGGTTCAGAAGGCAGACATCAATCCAAAGACAACAGCTGGAGATCTCCAAGACAAACTGACATCTTCAGGATAAAAAGCGTCAAAAAAAATCCATTCAACTTTGCCTGCATGAACGTGGCATCCAGGGCTGGGTTGCAAGGAAGAAGCCTCTTCTCAAGGGAACCACAAACGGAGGCGACTCGAATTTGCAAAACTACATTTGAATGGCAATTGGAACCATGTCTTATGATGAAATGAAAGTTGAACGTTTTGTGCGTCAAACATCAGCGTTACGTTTGGCTGTACAAAAAGGTTAATGGAGTCTTTGTAAAAATAGAGGGAAGTCAAGAAGTCCAACGCATATCAAGACATTTGGGTCTGGTTCCCTCTGCCAAGGAGCTCAAACTCGGACAGAAATGGTCATTCCAGCATGACGATGATCAAAAGCATTCATCTGCAGAAAATGTTAACTACCCCCAGATTTGAACTGCCGTCCCAAGCCAGTTAGTTCCTCGTTAAAAGACAAAGCCTATTACATCCATTGATTTCagacttgaaaaacacacagatgtatacaacaaaatacatatgtatCTGGTCAGGCTTGCTCACGCCAGCATTACATAAAAGGTccataaaataacacattacaCGTTTTTAAGTTGCTAATGAGCAGTAATTGCCAGGTTTCCTCCTGTGTATGAGAACTGCCTTGATCATTCTTACCTGTTGGGAGAAGGGCAATGGTGTTGTCCTGGTCTATTCGGGTCCGATAGGACAGAGCATACAGACTCCCTGAAATGACATGAGAATTGTCAGTGTTAAATGTAACACCAAACAAAGTACAAACATATTTTTGCAAAAGACGTGAGGGGCATCATCATCAGCGCCTTTCAGCTCAGAGTGGATTAAAGGATATTATACAATGTGGTGAAAAACACAGCAACCAAACTGCATCAGCACCAAAAAGAACCACAGGAACTCACTCGACTCATGAAAGAGAGTCAGTGGTAATATTGACCCCTGGTGAGGAGAAAGGTGCGTTTACCCTTTTTCACATGTCTCTCCAGAAACTCCTCTTCCAGCATCTCAAACACTGGGAAATCCCTCACCAGATAATACTTTGTGAAGCCATTTACAATGCTCTGCAGTGCTGAGGGCAACGACCCACATTCAGGTATCAAAATGGACACCTGTTGGaaatataaaaagcaaaagTTAATTTATTATGGGGAGCGTGTAGGAGTATGCTTCTTATTCCTGTCCTGTTGCTAATATGAATGCATGAGTCTTAATGGGTTACAAAACTTATCTGTGTACAGTAGTGTTAAGGGGCAGGCGCTGGAAGAAAGTGACAAAACTTAAATCAATGCCAAATGCACAGGATTCACCAGATCGCCAGAAAATGAACTATGCATGCTGAAAATGGCATTTCGTGTTTATTGTGTGGCTTCCCTGTTTGTCTATGTGAAGACGGCCATAGAGTGCACGCCAATAGCTAACAGAGGAAATCCACTGATCGGCACACAGCGACATTTGCTTCGTATGCAGTGCAGAATACTGGCTCACCTGCGTTCATCCACTTTGACAGCGTTATTTCAGCTCCCGACACTGCGCTGGCAATGCACACAGACTGAGGTCAACACGGAGGCGCCGgggggctgtgtctgtgtctgtgtttgcagcAGGACCGCACTCACCTTGTAGTTAAAATAGTGCCCGGCCACGTGGGTCCCATGCCTGGACTTGTCATTCGTGAAGTTTGATTTCTCGCACACCACTAAGTGCCTCGGACATTTCTCCAGGTTGGCGAACATCGTTAAATGCAGGTGGGGATAAAGAAATGTGCAATTATGCGCTGCTGTCTCAA
It contains:
- the rpp40 gene encoding ribonuclease P protein subunit p40 — translated: MFANLEKCPRHLVVCEKSNFTNDKSRHGTHVAGHYFNYKVSILIPECGSLPSALQSIVNGFTKYYLVRDFPVFEMLEEEFLERHVKKGSLYALSYRTRIDQDNTIALLPTGTLVLSVDKDTYEALGLEGQKSQYNHKMRYVICIDLTDKSLAPGSKKYKRVLWALKEKVQLRSDFLMAKHDNAGNKSEPLSSCFTQYQCKEYAPTVSTRRLTDTLCPVINSRHLRGEAEESCDSQEFLEWLGAVTAGVIDCNNKASSFLSTYCCPEPRTALGQACLSSVTGFLLPEDIHKLLAELRCYFDEPKFASWSSLTVHGFADSPVSWGTAEHGFHKGGENLYSFVIFKNQDYWLHMVAGAHDGCPP